A single window of Podarcis raffonei isolate rPodRaf1 chromosome 9, rPodRaf1.pri, whole genome shotgun sequence DNA harbors:
- the HPGD gene encoding 15-hydroxyprostaglandin dehydrogenase [NAD(+)] isoform X2: MKTQNGHNGGVIVNVASLAGLMPVAFQPVYCASKHGVIGFTRSIAMASEAANYGVRINTICPAFVNTPILQSIDKEENMGQYVAYIDKIKDMMEVYGVLEPTLIAKGLIQILEDDSLNGQVMKITTKRGIHFHEYNTAPIETGNSNL, translated from the exons ATGAAAACTCAAAATGGACATAATGGAGGAGTTATTGTTAATGTAGCATCACTAGCAG GACTTATGCCTGTTGCATTCCAGCCAGTGTACTGTGCTTCAAAGCATGGGGTAATTGGATTTACACGTTCAATAGCC ATGGCTTCTGAGGCAGCGAACTATGGTGTACGAATAAATACCATCTGTCCTGCTTTTGTCAACACACCAATTCTTCAGTCAATAGACAAGGAAGAAAACATGGGTCAATATGTTGCATACATTGACAAGATCAAAGATATGATGGAAGTCTACGGCGTATTGGA aCCAACACTAATTGCCAAAGGACTGATACAAATCCTTGAAGATGATTCACTAAATGGACAAGTTATGAAGATAACAACGAAGCGAGGAATTCATTTTCATGAATACAACACAGCACCCATTGAAACAGGGAATTCTAATTTGTGA